A genomic segment from Perca flavescens isolate YP-PL-M2 chromosome 13, PFLA_1.0, whole genome shotgun sequence encodes:
- the stag2a gene encoding cohesin subunit SA-2a isoform X1, which produces MNNTSTLKLKQLKVQIPSCLGSRAVEAPTQADPENVKEMIAAQDLHTEFQFPQEAESQLSSDTDFDDPDGKHAKTGKGMAAKKGKKAFGDKAKGGGAGRTPGLGRVNGHHQENGMENMTLFEVVKTGKSATQSVVDDWIEAYKHDRDIALLDLINFFIQCSGCKGAVSPEMFRHMQNSEIIRKMTEEFDEDSGDYPLTMSGPQWKKFRISFCDFIAVLVRQCQYSIIYDEYMMDTVISLLTGLSDSQVRAFRHTSTLAAMKLMTALVNVALNLSINMDNTQRQYEAERNKVVAKRANDRLELLLQKRKELQENQDEIENMMNAIFKGVFVHRYRDAIAEIRAVCIEEIGVWMKLYSDAFLNDSYLKYVGWTMHDKQGEVRLKCLTALQGLFYSRELGARLELFTSRFKDRIVSMTLDKEYDVAVQAIKLLTLVLQSSDEVLTAEDCESIYHLVYSAHRPIAVSAGEFLFKKLFSHRDPEEEGLPRRGRQSLNGSLIKTTVFFFLESELHEHGAYLVDSLWDCASELLKDWETMISLLLDEPMSGEEALTDRQETALVEIMLCAIRQACECHPPVGRGTGKRVLSAKEKKTQLDDRTRITEMFAVALPLLLAKYCVDIDKVTNLLQIPKYFDLDIYTTGRLEKHLDALLRQIWEVQDKHTDTEVLEACSTTYHALCNEEFTIFNRVDIARSQLLDELVDKFNRLLEDFLEEGEEPDEDDAYQVLSTLKKISAFHNAHDLSKWDLFTSNYRLLNTGLQNGDMPEQIVIHAMQCTHYIILWHLAKVSDGSSLKADMVTLRKQMRAFCLMCQRYLNSINNAVKEQAFTILCDLLMIFSHQIMSSGREQLEPLVYTPDSSLQADLLNFILDQVFIDQDDDNNSTDGQQDEEASKIEALHKRRNLLAAYCKLIIYNVVEMNTAADIFKQYMRYYNDYGDIIKDTLSKTRQIDKVQCAKTLVLSLQALFNEMLSELGFIVDRSTSAFCGIKELARRFSLTFGLDQLKTREAIAMLHKDGIEFAFKEPSPQGQGSPPLNLAFLDILSEFSSKLIRQDRRSVHMYLERFMTVQMALQREDCWLPLISYRNSLQAGGDDDTMSVISGISSRGSTRSKKSKPATSTKRKLPEAEENSCSSSDAVWMNREQNVQTPVMMHSPHLTSTVLRDPKKMRPEDSYTTAFTMPTEQHSHQPVPPQQQPHHHHQAAIDYNTQVTWMLTQRQQAEARQQQERVSMHYAKMRNHMQQAIRRGSGLMEDDEEPIVEDVMMSSEDRLEDINEGMDFDTIDIDLPASKNRRERTELKPDYFDPSSIMDDSVLNVSMF; this is translated from the exons ATGAACAATACCAGCACCCTGAAACTGAAACAGCTAAAA GTGCAGATACCTTCTTGCTTGGGGTCCAGAGCAGTAGAAGCACCCACTCAAGCAGATCcagaaaatgttaaagaaaTGATAGCAGCGCAGGATTTGCACACAGAGTTTCAATTTCCTCA AGAGGCAGAATCTCAGTTGTCTTCAGATACTGACTTTGATGATCCTGATGGCAAACATGCAAAGACAGGAAAGGGCATG GCAGCCAAGAAGGGGAAGAAGGCGTTTGGAGACAAGGCCAAAGGTGGGGGAGCAGGGAGGACCCCCGGTCTTGGCAGGGTGAATGGCCATCATCAGGAGAACGGGATGGAGAATATGACCCTGTTCGAGGTGGTTAAAACGGGGAAGAGTGCCACACAG tcTGTTGTTGATGACTGGATCGAGGCATACAAACATGACAGGGACATTGCTCTCTTGGACTTAATCAACTTCTTCATTCAGTGCTCGGGCTGTAAAG GTGCTGTGAGTCCAGAGATGTTCAGACATATGCAGAACTCTGAAATTATCCGAAAAATGACGGAGGAGTTTGACGAG GACAGCGGGGACTATCCGTTAACTATGTCAGGACCACAGTGGAAGAAATTCAGGATAAGCTTCTGTGACTTCATTGCGGTTCTGGTGCGTCAGTGTCAGTACAGCATCATCTACGATGAGTATATGATGGACACAGTCATCTCACTGCTCACCGGCCTGTCTGACTCACAGGTCAGGGCGTTTAGACATACAAGCACACTAGCAG CCATGAAGTTGATGACAGCCCTGGTGAATGTTGCTCTCAACCTTAGCATCAATATGGACAACACTCAGAGACAGTATGAGGCGGAGAGGAACAAGGTTGTTGCAAAAAGGGCCAATGATAGGTTGGAGCTCCTGTTACAGAAGCGTAAAGAG CTTCAAGAAAATCAAGATGAAATTGAAAACATGATGAATGCAATTTTCAAAGGAGTGTTTGTTCACAGATATCG TGATGCCATTGCTGAGATCCGAGCTGTTTGTATTGAGGAGATTGGAGTGTGGATGAAGCTGTACAGTGACGCCTTCCTCAATGACAGCTACCTGAAGTATGTTGGCTGGACAATGCATGACAAG CAAGGTGAGGTGCGGCTAAAGTGCCTGACTGCCCTACAAGGTCTGTTCTACAGCAGAGAGCTCGGCGCACGACTGGAGCTCTTCACAAGTCGCTTCAAG GACCGAATTGTATCGATGACTCTGGACAAGGAATATGATGTTGCAGTGCAAGCCATTAAACTTCTGACGCTTGTCTTGCA GAGTAGTGATGAGGTTCTGACAGCAGAGGACTGTGAAAGCATATACCATCTGGTTTACTCAGCACATCGACCCATCGCTGTTTCAGCAGGAGAATTTCTCTTTAAGAa GCTCTTCAGCCATCGAGATCCTGAGGAGGAGGGATTACCCAGGAGGGGCAGGCAGAGCCTCAATGGCAGCCTTATCAAGACtactgtcttcttcttcttggagAGTGAG cTCCATGAACATGGGGCCTACTTGGTGGATAGCTTGTGGGATTGTGCGTCAGAGCTGCTGAAAGACTGGGAGACTATGATCAGCCTGCTGCTGGATGAGCCCATGTCAGGAGAGGAGG CCCTGACTGATCGCCAGGAGACGGCTCTGGTTGAGATCATGCTCTGTGCCATTCGGCAGGCTTGTGAATGTCACCCTCCAGTAGGCAGAGGCACAGGGAAGAGG GTCCTGTCTgccaaggaaaagaaaacacagctGGATGATCGGACACGGATCACAGAGATGTTTGCAGTTGCATTACCTCTGTTATTGGCAAAG TACTGCGTCGATATTGATAAGGTGACGAATTTGCTACAAATACCAAAgtactttgatcttgacatctACACAACTGGCCGGTTAGAAAAG CATTTGGATGCCTTGTTGCGGCAAATCTGGGAGGTCCAGGATAAGCACACAGACACTGAGGTCCTGGAGGCTTGCTCTACCACCTACCATGCTCTCTGCAACGAAGAGTTCACCATCTTCAACCGCGTGGACATCGCTCGCTCCCAGCTTCTCGATGAGCTTGTAGACAAGTTCAATAGACTCCTGGAGGACTTCCTGGAAGAG GGTGAAGAACCAGATGAGGATGATGCCTACCAAGTTCTATCTACACTAAAGAAAATCAGCGCTTTCCACAA TGCACATGACCTCTCTAAGTGGGATCTCTTCACCAGCAACTACAGGCTACTCAACACAGGCCTGCAGAATGGGGATATGCCTGAACAG ATTGTGATTCATGCAATGCAGTGCACCCATTACATCATCCTGTGGCATCTTGCGAAGGTTTCAGACGGCAGTTCATTAAAG GCTGATATGGTGACCTTGAGAAAGCAAATGAGAGCTTTCTGCTTGATGTGTCAGCGTTACCTAAACAGCATCAACAACGCAGTTAAAGAACAG GCCTTCACCATACTATGTGATCTGCTAATGATCTTCAGTCACCAAATTATGTCTTCAGGCCGGGAACAACTGGAGCCTCTGGTCTATACGCCAGACTCCTCTTTGCAGGCAGATCTGCTCAACTTCATTCTGGATCAAGTGTTCATTGATCAGGATGATGACAACAACAGCACAG ACGGACAGCAAGACGAAGAAGCCAGTAAAATTGAGGCTCTGCATAAGCGAAGAAATCTTCTAGCTGCCTATTGCAAATTAATCATTTACAATGTGGTGGAAATGAACACCGCAGCAGATATATTTAAACAGTATATGAGG TATTACAATGACTATGGAGATATCATCAAGGACACATTGAGTAAAACAAGGCAAATCGACAAAGTACAATGTGCAAAGACACTCGTATTGAGCCTGCAAGCG TTATTCAATGAGATGTTGTCTGAACTTGGCTTCATTGTCGACCGCTCAACATCAGCCTTCTGTGGCATAAAAGAGCTCGCCCGACGCTTCTCGTTGACTTTTGGCTTGGATCAGTTGAAGACCAGGGAGGCTATTGCCATGTTACATAA GGATGGAATTGAGTTTGCTTTTAAGGAACCCAGTCCCCAAGGACAGGGGAGTCCACCTCTCAATCTAGCTTTTTTGGATATCCTGAGCGAGTTCTCCAGCAAACTAATTCGGCAGGACAGAAGATCAGT TCACATGTACCTGGAGCGATTCATGACTGTTCAGATGGCCCTGCAGCGAGAGGACTGCTGGTTGCCCCTCATCTCATACAGGAACTCCTTGCAGGCTGGAGGGGACGATGACACCATGTCTGTCATCAGTGGGATCAGCAGTCGAGGGTCCACCAGGAGTAAGAAGTCAAAGCCTGCCACTTCTACCAAAAGGAAATTGCCTGAAG CAGAAGAaaacagctgcagcagcagtgatGCAGTTTGGATGAACCGTGAGCAGAATGTGCAGACGCCGGTGATGATGCATTCTCCCCACCTCACCTCTACTGTACTGAGGGATCCAAAGAAGATGAGGCCAGAGGACAGCTACACGACTGCATTCACCATGCCAACAGAGcagcattcccatcagcctgtGCCTCCCCAGCAGCAGCCACACCATCACCACCAGGCTGCCATTGACTACAA TACCCAGGTTACTTGGATGCTGACACAGAGGCAACAAGCCGAGGCCCGTCAGCAGCAGGAGCGAGTTAGCATGCACTATGCCAAGATGAGGAATCACATGCAGCAAGCGAT TCGTCGAGGCTCAGGCCTGATGGAGGATGATGAGGAGCCAATAGTGGAGgatgtgatgatgtcatcagaggACCGCTTGGAGGATATCAATGAGGGCATGGATTTTGACACAATCGACATCGATTTG CCCGCTTCAAAGAATCGCCGAGAAAGAACTGAACTAAAGCCAGACTACTTTGATCCGTCTTCCATCATGGATGATTCT GTTCTCAATGTTTCAATGTTCTAA
- the stag2a gene encoding cohesin subunit SA-2a isoform X2: protein MNNTSTLKLKQLKVQIPSCLGSRAVEAPTQADPENVKEMIAAQDLHTEFQFPQEAESQLSSDTDFDDPDGKHAKTGKGMAAKKGKKAFGDKAKGGGAGRTPGLGRVNGHHQENGMENMTLFEVVKTGKSATQSVVDDWIEAYKHDRDIALLDLINFFIQCSGCKGAVSPEMFRHMQNSEIIRKMTEEFDEDSGDYPLTMSGPQWKKFRISFCDFIAVLVRQCQYSIIYDEYMMDTVISLLTGLSDSQVRAFRHTSTLAAMKLMTALVNVALNLSINMDNTQRQYEAERNKVVAKRANDRLELLLQKRKELQENQDEIENMMNAIFKGVFVHRYRDAIAEIRAVCIEEIGVWMKLYSDAFLNDSYLKYVGWTMHDKQGEVRLKCLTALQGLFYSRELGARLELFTSRFKDRIVSMTLDKEYDVAVQAIKLLTLVLQSSDEVLTAEDCESIYHLVYSAHRPIAVSAGEFLFKKLFSHRDPEEEGLPRRGRQSLNGSLIKTTVFFFLESELHEHGAYLVDSLWDCASELLKDWETMISLLLDEPMSGEEALTDRQETALVEIMLCAIRQACECHPPVGRGTGKRVLSAKEKKTQLDDRTRITEMFAVALPLLLAKYCVDIDKVTNLLQIPKYFDLDIYTTGRLEKHLDALLRQIWEVQDKHTDTEVLEACSTTYHALCNEEFTIFNRVDIARSQLLDELVDKFNRLLEDFLEEGEEPDEDDAYQVLSTLKKISAFHNAHDLSKWDLFTSNYRLLNTGLQNGDMPEQIVIHAMQCTHYIILWHLAKVSDGSSLKADMVTLRKQMRAFCLMCQRYLNSINNAVKEQAFTILCDLLMIFSHQIMSSGREQLEPLVYTPDSSLQADLLNFILDQVFIDQDDDNNSTDGQQDEEASKIEALHKRRNLLAAYCKLIIYNVVEMNTAADIFKQYMRYYNDYGDIIKDTLSKTRQIDKVQCAKTLVLSLQALFNEMLSELGFIVDRSTSAFCGIKELARRFSLTFGLDQLKTREAIAMLHKDGIEFAFKEPSPQGQGSPPLNLAFLDILSEFSSKLIRQDRRSVHMYLERFMTVQMALQREDCWLPLISYRNSLQAGGDDDTMSVISGISSRGSTRSKKSKPATSTKRKLPEEENSCSSSDAVWMNREQNVQTPVMMHSPHLTSTVLRDPKKMRPEDSYTTAFTMPTEQHSHQPVPPQQQPHHHHQAAIDYNTQVTWMLTQRQQAEARQQQERVSMHYAKMRNHMQQAIRRGSGLMEDDEEPIVEDVMMSSEDRLEDINEGMDFDTIDIDLPASKNRRERTELKPDYFDPSSIMDDSVLNVSMF from the exons ATGAACAATACCAGCACCCTGAAACTGAAACAGCTAAAA GTGCAGATACCTTCTTGCTTGGGGTCCAGAGCAGTAGAAGCACCCACTCAAGCAGATCcagaaaatgttaaagaaaTGATAGCAGCGCAGGATTTGCACACAGAGTTTCAATTTCCTCA AGAGGCAGAATCTCAGTTGTCTTCAGATACTGACTTTGATGATCCTGATGGCAAACATGCAAAGACAGGAAAGGGCATG GCAGCCAAGAAGGGGAAGAAGGCGTTTGGAGACAAGGCCAAAGGTGGGGGAGCAGGGAGGACCCCCGGTCTTGGCAGGGTGAATGGCCATCATCAGGAGAACGGGATGGAGAATATGACCCTGTTCGAGGTGGTTAAAACGGGGAAGAGTGCCACACAG tcTGTTGTTGATGACTGGATCGAGGCATACAAACATGACAGGGACATTGCTCTCTTGGACTTAATCAACTTCTTCATTCAGTGCTCGGGCTGTAAAG GTGCTGTGAGTCCAGAGATGTTCAGACATATGCAGAACTCTGAAATTATCCGAAAAATGACGGAGGAGTTTGACGAG GACAGCGGGGACTATCCGTTAACTATGTCAGGACCACAGTGGAAGAAATTCAGGATAAGCTTCTGTGACTTCATTGCGGTTCTGGTGCGTCAGTGTCAGTACAGCATCATCTACGATGAGTATATGATGGACACAGTCATCTCACTGCTCACCGGCCTGTCTGACTCACAGGTCAGGGCGTTTAGACATACAAGCACACTAGCAG CCATGAAGTTGATGACAGCCCTGGTGAATGTTGCTCTCAACCTTAGCATCAATATGGACAACACTCAGAGACAGTATGAGGCGGAGAGGAACAAGGTTGTTGCAAAAAGGGCCAATGATAGGTTGGAGCTCCTGTTACAGAAGCGTAAAGAG CTTCAAGAAAATCAAGATGAAATTGAAAACATGATGAATGCAATTTTCAAAGGAGTGTTTGTTCACAGATATCG TGATGCCATTGCTGAGATCCGAGCTGTTTGTATTGAGGAGATTGGAGTGTGGATGAAGCTGTACAGTGACGCCTTCCTCAATGACAGCTACCTGAAGTATGTTGGCTGGACAATGCATGACAAG CAAGGTGAGGTGCGGCTAAAGTGCCTGACTGCCCTACAAGGTCTGTTCTACAGCAGAGAGCTCGGCGCACGACTGGAGCTCTTCACAAGTCGCTTCAAG GACCGAATTGTATCGATGACTCTGGACAAGGAATATGATGTTGCAGTGCAAGCCATTAAACTTCTGACGCTTGTCTTGCA GAGTAGTGATGAGGTTCTGACAGCAGAGGACTGTGAAAGCATATACCATCTGGTTTACTCAGCACATCGACCCATCGCTGTTTCAGCAGGAGAATTTCTCTTTAAGAa GCTCTTCAGCCATCGAGATCCTGAGGAGGAGGGATTACCCAGGAGGGGCAGGCAGAGCCTCAATGGCAGCCTTATCAAGACtactgtcttcttcttcttggagAGTGAG cTCCATGAACATGGGGCCTACTTGGTGGATAGCTTGTGGGATTGTGCGTCAGAGCTGCTGAAAGACTGGGAGACTATGATCAGCCTGCTGCTGGATGAGCCCATGTCAGGAGAGGAGG CCCTGACTGATCGCCAGGAGACGGCTCTGGTTGAGATCATGCTCTGTGCCATTCGGCAGGCTTGTGAATGTCACCCTCCAGTAGGCAGAGGCACAGGGAAGAGG GTCCTGTCTgccaaggaaaagaaaacacagctGGATGATCGGACACGGATCACAGAGATGTTTGCAGTTGCATTACCTCTGTTATTGGCAAAG TACTGCGTCGATATTGATAAGGTGACGAATTTGCTACAAATACCAAAgtactttgatcttgacatctACACAACTGGCCGGTTAGAAAAG CATTTGGATGCCTTGTTGCGGCAAATCTGGGAGGTCCAGGATAAGCACACAGACACTGAGGTCCTGGAGGCTTGCTCTACCACCTACCATGCTCTCTGCAACGAAGAGTTCACCATCTTCAACCGCGTGGACATCGCTCGCTCCCAGCTTCTCGATGAGCTTGTAGACAAGTTCAATAGACTCCTGGAGGACTTCCTGGAAGAG GGTGAAGAACCAGATGAGGATGATGCCTACCAAGTTCTATCTACACTAAAGAAAATCAGCGCTTTCCACAA TGCACATGACCTCTCTAAGTGGGATCTCTTCACCAGCAACTACAGGCTACTCAACACAGGCCTGCAGAATGGGGATATGCCTGAACAG ATTGTGATTCATGCAATGCAGTGCACCCATTACATCATCCTGTGGCATCTTGCGAAGGTTTCAGACGGCAGTTCATTAAAG GCTGATATGGTGACCTTGAGAAAGCAAATGAGAGCTTTCTGCTTGATGTGTCAGCGTTACCTAAACAGCATCAACAACGCAGTTAAAGAACAG GCCTTCACCATACTATGTGATCTGCTAATGATCTTCAGTCACCAAATTATGTCTTCAGGCCGGGAACAACTGGAGCCTCTGGTCTATACGCCAGACTCCTCTTTGCAGGCAGATCTGCTCAACTTCATTCTGGATCAAGTGTTCATTGATCAGGATGATGACAACAACAGCACAG ACGGACAGCAAGACGAAGAAGCCAGTAAAATTGAGGCTCTGCATAAGCGAAGAAATCTTCTAGCTGCCTATTGCAAATTAATCATTTACAATGTGGTGGAAATGAACACCGCAGCAGATATATTTAAACAGTATATGAGG TATTACAATGACTATGGAGATATCATCAAGGACACATTGAGTAAAACAAGGCAAATCGACAAAGTACAATGTGCAAAGACACTCGTATTGAGCCTGCAAGCG TTATTCAATGAGATGTTGTCTGAACTTGGCTTCATTGTCGACCGCTCAACATCAGCCTTCTGTGGCATAAAAGAGCTCGCCCGACGCTTCTCGTTGACTTTTGGCTTGGATCAGTTGAAGACCAGGGAGGCTATTGCCATGTTACATAA GGATGGAATTGAGTTTGCTTTTAAGGAACCCAGTCCCCAAGGACAGGGGAGTCCACCTCTCAATCTAGCTTTTTTGGATATCCTGAGCGAGTTCTCCAGCAAACTAATTCGGCAGGACAGAAGATCAGT TCACATGTACCTGGAGCGATTCATGACTGTTCAGATGGCCCTGCAGCGAGAGGACTGCTGGTTGCCCCTCATCTCATACAGGAACTCCTTGCAGGCTGGAGGGGACGATGACACCATGTCTGTCATCAGTGGGATCAGCAGTCGAGGGTCCACCAGGAGTAAGAAGTCAAAGCCTGCCACTTCTACCAAAAGGAAATTGCCTGAAG AAGAaaacagctgcagcagcagtgatGCAGTTTGGATGAACCGTGAGCAGAATGTGCAGACGCCGGTGATGATGCATTCTCCCCACCTCACCTCTACTGTACTGAGGGATCCAAAGAAGATGAGGCCAGAGGACAGCTACACGACTGCATTCACCATGCCAACAGAGcagcattcccatcagcctgtGCCTCCCCAGCAGCAGCCACACCATCACCACCAGGCTGCCATTGACTACAA TACCCAGGTTACTTGGATGCTGACACAGAGGCAACAAGCCGAGGCCCGTCAGCAGCAGGAGCGAGTTAGCATGCACTATGCCAAGATGAGGAATCACATGCAGCAAGCGAT TCGTCGAGGCTCAGGCCTGATGGAGGATGATGAGGAGCCAATAGTGGAGgatgtgatgatgtcatcagaggACCGCTTGGAGGATATCAATGAGGGCATGGATTTTGACACAATCGACATCGATTTG CCCGCTTCAAAGAATCGCCGAGAAAGAACTGAACTAAAGCCAGACTACTTTGATCCGTCTTCCATCATGGATGATTCT GTTCTCAATGTTTCAATGTTCTAA